Genomic window (Methanosphaera sp. WGK6):
TTCATTGACTACTACTGATGGAACAATTAAATCATAATATGATGGTAATAGATTCTGTAAATCTGTAACCACATCAATATCTAACTGAAACATCATCATCAAAAATTTGTATCAACAACTGCTTTATTCTTTGATGATTCCATAACCTATAAGCCTCCATCTAGCTCCTACACGACGGCTTAAAGCTACACGTTGTCCATCTTCTGCACATACTGGTAATCTTAATTCAACATCAACAAAGTCACCTCTTGCACTTGAAACAAGCCCTACTGTTGTTGTTGTACCAATATTTATCATTAAATTTTCAGAAGAATGAATTGGCTCTACATCTGTTTCATCTTTTGTACCAACTACACGATCAAGTAAATGTGTTTCCATAGTAAATCCTTGAATTGTTGGTGGTAAAGTTCCAGGTTTTCCTGCAATAGATCCAGATAATGAATCTGCTTTAGTTAATGATGGATCTAATAATAAAGCTACTCCTATTAATCCTCCAGGTCCTACTTCATCAACAAAATTATCTGCTGCTTCAAGTCCAGTTATTGTTGAAGTTAAACTTCTCCATTCAACTTTTCCTTTATTTTTAATTTGAATACCTGGTTTAATCTCAATTTCGTCGCCTACTTTGAGTTTTCCTTGTATTAAAGATCCTCCAATAATTCCACCATTGATTTTCTTTGGATGGGTACCTGGCTTATTTATATCAAATGATCTTGCTACATATAATTTTGGATTTTTACGTAGAGATCTTCTTGGTGTTTTAATATGTCTTTGAATAGTTTCAATTAAAACATCAATATTTGCACCTTGTTGTGCTGATATTGGTATAATTGGAACTCCT
Coding sequences:
- a CDS encoding translation initiation factor IF-2 subunit gamma, yielding MKVQSEINIGLVGHVDHGKTTLTKALSGIWTDTHSEEAKRGISIRLGYADITFRTCNECEAPQCYTTKETCEHCGSKTEVLRKVSFVDSPGHETLMATMLSGAAIMDGAILVIGANEPCPQPQTKEHLMALDVIGVKNVIVVQNKIDTVPKEKAIENYHEIKEFVKGTCAEGVPIIPISAQQGANIDVLIETIQRHIKTPRRSLRKNPKLYVARSFDINKPGTHPKKINGGIIGGSLIQGKLKVGDEIEIKPGIQIKNKGKVEWRSLTSTITGLEAADNFVDEVGPGGLIGVALLLDPSLTKADSLSGSIAGKPGTLPPTIQGFTMETHLLDRVVGTKDETDVEPIHSSENLMINIGTTTTVGLVSSARGDFVDVELRLPVCAEDGQRVALSRRVGARWRLIGYGIIKE